The window GCCCCGAAGACTTTCTTGACCCTTACCCTCCGAGAGGAGGGGGAAATTTAGTTATACGCTATACAACATACTATTTCTATTGTAATTTCCAAAAAATTATGATATATTGATAACGAGAGTGGACAAGTCACCCTGCTGTAGACGCGAAACTGAATAAGTTTTGACCCAACACTTTTTTAAGAAGGCAATCGATCTCCGAATGTGTAGTACAAGCCTGTGGATTTCCCGAAAGGGATAACCTAAGATTAACTAATTGTTAGTCAACTGGAAGTATAAAGCATTTGGGTAGATAACCACCTGTTTGAGGATAGGTATCAAAACTTGAGGTTAGCGTCATGGCGGGGTTATTTTTTGTATAATATATAATATCACATAAGATAATTCTATTTATATATTATGTACTATTGACAACAGGCCGTATAATGTATTATGATTAACAAGTTAAATAAAAAAAACCTTAGAAAGCAGATAGCAGAAAAAAGAAAACTGCTTTCCAGGCAGGCTATTTTAGAAAAGAGCAACAAAATAGCAAATAGATTATTAAAATTTGATAAATACCAACAATCAAAAAAGATTATGCTGTATATCGCTACCAAAACAGAAGTGCAAACTCAAAATATCATAGAATCTGCCCAAAAAGAGTATAAAAACATATATATACCTATTATTTTTCCAAAAAAACACGCTTTGAAACCTTCTTTAGTTAAAGATTTTGAAAAAGAACTTGCTCTGGGTGATTTAGGTGTATACCAACCAAGAGAAGAATTCTACAGAATTGTCTCGCCTGATGAGTTAGATCTGGTTATTATCCCGGGAGTTGCTTTCAATAAAAGAGGAGATCGATTAGGTAGAGGCGGTGGCTATTATGACCGATTTTTAAAGCAATTGAGAAAACAAGTACCCATAGTAGCACTTGCTTTTGAGGTGCAGATAGTTGAAGATATTCCTTTGGAAGAAAGCGATATGCCGGTTGATTTTATTATCACTGAGCAAAGGATAATAGAGACCAGTATATTAAATAAATAGTATTAAATAATATTATAGATATAGAATAGATTAAATAGATTTTCTTAAAATTTCATTAAGAAAATACGGTAATATGAAGAGGTTGTGTGCAATCATTTAATATTTAAAAAACCATGATGAGGTTGTCACAACAATGAAGGAGGAAATGTTAATCTCATGGAAAACAAAAAAGAAGTAACTGAAGAAAAAAATGCAATGCAAGAAACATCAGACCTGCAGGACCAGGCCCAAATGGATGATCTTATGAATGATTCATTGGACGGGTTCAAAAAAATAAGGAGAGGAGAAGTAATCAAGGGTAAGGTTGTTAAGGCAGATGATGAAGGATATCTAATTGATATCAACTACAAGATGGAAGGATTTTTGCCTGCTACCGAAGAATCTAATTTCGGCCCGGATAGGAACAAGGTAAATCACACACTTGAAATTGATGATGAAATAGATGTTTATATTGTTCGGGTGGATGAAAAAAATAGCCAGATTCAACTCTCCCGTGAGAGGGCTCGACATATCCTCATGTGGGACCAGCTTATTAATGCCTACAAGAATAAGCAGAAGATTGAAGGTGAAGTAGTAGAAAAAATGTCTAATGGACTAATCGTTGATTTAGGTGTAAAGGCATTTGTGCCTTTATCCCATGTAGAGCCGCAGTTTATCGAAGAAAAGGATTTAGATAAATACGTAGGCAAAAAATTATCTTTTCATATTCTAAAGATAGACAAAAACCGCAACAATGTTGTATTATCACACAAAGCAGTCCTGGAAAAAGAAAGGGAAGCCTTGAAAGAAAAAACCCTTTCAACTCTTGAAGTTGGAAAGGTATTAACCGGAAAAGTTGTCAATGTTACTAACTTTGGCGCATTTGTAGATATTGGCGGTATTGAGGGACTCTTGCATATTTCAGAGATAACCTGGAAGGAATTAAGAGACCCATTAAAGCTTATTAAAAAAGGTGATGAAATATCAGTAAAAGTCATTGATTTTGATAAGGAAAATAAAAAAATATCCTTAAGCATTAGACAATTAACACCCAATCCATGGGATGTAGTAGATGAAAAATATAGCATTGGTGATGAAGTTGATGGAAAAATTGTCAGCATTAAAAATTTTGGAGCATTTATTGAATTAGAAGACGGACTAAATGGGTTATTACATATTTCTGATATGTCATGGGCATATACCAGAGAGCCTCAGGATATTCTTTCAGAAAATGAAACAATAAAGGTCAGAATTCTGAATATTGACAAAGATAATAAAAAAATATCATTAGGTTTAAAACAACTCATGGACGATCCCTGGAAAACCATCGATGAAAAATATTCAGTCGGAAGTACTGTGGAAGGGAAAATTACACAGCTAAACTCATATGGTGCAAATATAGAGGTAGAGCCGGGTGTAACAGGTATATTACATCTCTCTGAAATCGATTGGAAATATATTGAAAAGCCTTCTGTTATTCTAAAGAAATATGCTGTTATGCCTCTGAAGGTAATCAAGATTGATAAAAAAGACCGGATTCTATTTTTAAGCAGAAAGCAGACATTACCTAATCCATGGGAAGAGATCGACAGTAAATATAAAGTAAACGAGATTGTAACAGCTAAAGTTTTGAGGTTAAAGAACTTTGGTGTCTTTGTGGCACTCGATGACAATATAGAGGGATTTTTACCTTTTTCAGAGATAACCTGGGATGAAATAAAACACCCAAGTCAGGTATTAAAAAGGGATGATGAATTAGAGTTAAAGATTATAGAAATTGACAAAGATAAAGCACAAATCACACTCAGTCGCAAAGCCCTTATTTCAAATCCCTGGGATGAAATCAGGAAAAAATTTAAAGTTGGCAGCATAATCGAAGGAAAAGTAGTAAATATTACTGATTTTGGAGCATTTGTAAATTTAGCCGATAACATTGATGGCCTTGTTCCTCTATCTGAGATATCTAACCGCAGAATTGAAAGTGCCGAAAGCGTTCTTTCAGTAGGTGATAAAGTCCAGACTGTTGTGACAAGAATTGATGATAGAAGGAAGAAGATAAGTCTTAGCATGAGAAGAGCTGAAAAAGAAGAGCAAAAACAAATAGTAAAAGATTACAATAAACAGCAGGACGGTGATAGAATATCATTTGGTGATGTTTTTGGCGATTTATTGAATTTTAAGAAATAATAATTTAAGGGAGTATATTCTTTTATGGCAGGGGAAGTAAAGCAGGGAAAATATTTGGCAAATTTAAGACTTGGAGAGATTCTTATTAACCAGGGGTTAATTAACTCTGAACAGCTAAAAAGGGCACTTGAAGCCCAGAAAACTGATGGTAAAAAGAAGCTCGGGGAGATTCTTGTCAGCCAGGGTATTCTAACCCAAAAGCAGCTTTTACAGGCATTACAACATGTTTATGAAGCTGAATATATTGAATTGGATGAAGTAATTCTGGACCCGGAGATTGTTACGATTATCCCTAAAAGAATTGCAGTTCGCTATAAGATTGTACCACTCAGCAAAGAAAACGGTACACTGACTATTGCTATGGCTAACCCTCTGGATGTCAATACCATTGATTACATAAAAGAATATACCAAATTAGATGTAGTCCCCAAACTGGCCAGTGAAGAAGATATTAGTAATGCTTTAAGTTCTTACTATGAAGCAGGTGGCAAAATTGATGATATTTTAGAAAAAGTTGATGTTTCAACTGTCAGCGATTTTGGAGATGAAGTTAACCTTTCTCAGTTGGAAGCAATCAGTCAGGAAGCACCTGTTATTCAGCTTGTAAATATGATTATAGTCCAGGCCATCAAAGAAAGAGCCAGTGATATACATCTGGAGCCGAACAAAAGAGGATTATTGGTAAGATACCGGATTGACGGTATATTGCATGATATACGGATGTTGCCGGCTCGAATTAAGCCGGCTATCATCTCCAGGGTAAAAATATTATCAAGAATGGATATTGCCGAACGCCGCTTACCACAGGATGGCCGTTTCCAGTTGAAATTTGGAGCCAGAGAAGTAGATTTAAGAATTTCTTCTATTCCAACCGTATATGAAGAAAAAATAGTAATGCGTCTCCTGGATAAGAGTCAGGGTTTAATATCCCTTGAAAACACCGGATTTACAAAAACGCAGTTACAGGAATTTCGCAGTATGATTAGTTCTTCCTATGGTATTATCCTTATTACAGGTCCTACCGGCAGCGGTAAGAGCACCACATTATATGGGGCTCTTAATGAAATTGATTCTGTTGAAAAGAATGTTATTACAGTTGAAGACCCTGTTGAATATAAACTGGAAAGAGTTAATCAAATTAATGTTTTGCCAAAGATAAATTTAACTTTTGCTAATGCCCTCCGTTCTATTTTGCGGCAAGACCCTGATATTATTATGATAGGTGAAATGAGGGATTCTGAAACTGCACACATTGCTGTTCAATCTGCTTTAACAGGACATTTAGTTTTTAGTACATTACATACTAATGATGCGGTTAGCTCACTTACCAGAATGATTGATATGGGAATTGCTCCATTTTTAATCTCTTCTTCTGTTGTTGGCGTGATGGCTCAGAGGCTGGTACGTAAAATATGCCCGAAATGTATTGAGGAATATTTTCCCGAAAAGGGTGTTTTAGACAATCTCAAAATTAATTTTGAGATACCCAACCAGGATAATCTTAAATTCTACCGTGGCAAAGGCTGTGATTACTGTAAAAATACAGGGTACCGGGGAAGAACAGCACTATTTGAAGTGGTACGGATAAATGATGAGATCCGCTCGATGATAATGAAAAATACCTCCAGCAATGTTATAAAAGACATTGCTATTAAAAATGGCATGAGAACCCTTCTGGACAGTGGTATACAAAAAGTATTGAGTGGAGAAACCACCATTGACGAAGTACTTAGAGTAGCTGTATAATAATTTTTATTATAAAAATTTCAGAACATTTTTATCACCGGTTTAAAATTTAGTATCATAATTTTCTACATATTTATTTTAAACCCCTAATAGTGATGATAGAAGGAGTTAAGTATGAGCGAATTGAGCAGTCAACAGATTAGAGAATCTTTTTTAAATTTTTTCCAATCCAAAAATCATAAAATATTACCCAGCGCATCTCTAATACCGGAGGATCCAAGCATTTTATTTACTATTGCAGGGATGGTGCCATTTAAACCAATATTTTTGGGTCAGCAAACATCTGTTTTAAAAAGAGCCACTACTTCTCAAAAATGTCTTAGAACCAATGATATTGACAATGTTGGAAAAACTGCTCGCCATCACACCTTCTTTGAAATGTTAGGAAATTTTTCTTTTGGTGATTATTTTAAAAAAGAAGCAATTCAATGGGGATGGGAATATTTTACTAAAATAATAGGATTTCCCGAAGAAAAACTCTATGTGTCAGTCTTCAGGGATGATGATGAATCCTTTAATCTTTGGCACGATATGGTTGGCTTGCCGGAAAGTCGTATTGTTCGCCTGGGAGAAGAAGATAATTTCTGGAAGGTTGGGCCTGTAGGTCCATGTGGGCCATGTTCAGAGATTTATATTGATATGGGACCGGAAAGAGCATCAAAGGGAGGTGGCGGTGTCGGAATAGATGACCGATACCTTGAATTGTGGAATCTGGTCTTTATGCAATTTAACCGAAATGAAGACGGTTCGTTAGAGCCTTTACCAAAACAGAATATTGATACAGGGCTTGGATTAGAGAGAATCACTTCAGTATTGCAAAAAGCCCCTTCAGATTTCGAAACAGATTTATTTTTACCAATAATCCATCAAACTGCCCAAAAAGCAGATATAATCTATCATAAAAATCCCAAAGACGATGTTGCTCTAAAAGTAATTGCAGACCATGTCCGTGCACTTGTTTTTATGATTACAGATGGTATTTTACCTTCCAATGAAGGCAGAGGTTATGTACTGAGAATGCTTTTAAGAAGGGCATACCGATATGGGAAGGTCATTGGTTTGAATGAACCTTTCTTATATGATATTGCACCTCAGGTCATTAAATTAATGCAAAGCGCCTACCCGGAATTAAAAGAAAAAGAAAAGAATATATATGAGATTATAATTACTGAAGAAAAGAGATTCCAGGAAACTCTTAATTTAGGACTTAATATTCTTGAAACATATATTAAAAAGCTTAAACGTGGAAACCAGAAGGTTTTAAGCGGTAAAGATGCATTTACTCTCTATGATACATACGGATTCCCACTGGAAATTACCAAAGATATTTTATCTGAAAATGATTTATCCGTTAATGTGGAAGATTATGAAAAATATATGGTAGAACAAAAAGAACGTTCACGCCAGTCATGGGGTTCCGGAAAAACTGACACTAAAGATAATCAGTTACAGGAAAAGATATACCGGAATATATTGTCTGAAAACGGAGAGACTGTCTTTCACGGATATCACCAGATATCTTTACAAACCGATATTATTGAAATTCTTCAGGATAACAAACCTGTTAATAGCCTTATTTCAGGTCAGCAGGGACAGGTAATACTAAAAGAAACTCCTTTTTATGCGGAAAAAGGCGGACAAAAAGGTGATTGCGGGACGATTTCAGCTATTAACGATGATGATGCACTGGCTCAAGTGATTGATACACAATCTCCTTTAGATGGACTGATTGTC is drawn from Atribacterota bacterium and contains these coding sequences:
- a CDS encoding 5-formyltetrahydrofolate cyclo-ligase; the protein is MINKLNKKNLRKQIAEKRKLLSRQAILEKSNKIANRLLKFDKYQQSKKIMLYIATKTEVQTQNIIESAQKEYKNIYIPIIFPKKHALKPSLVKDFEKELALGDLGVYQPREEFYRIVSPDELDLVIIPGVAFNKRGDRLGRGGGYYDRFLKQLRKQVPIVALAFEVQIVEDIPLEESDMPVDFIITEQRIIETSILNK
- a CDS encoding S1 RNA-binding domain-containing protein, with product MENKKEVTEEKNAMQETSDLQDQAQMDDLMNDSLDGFKKIRRGEVIKGKVVKADDEGYLIDINYKMEGFLPATEESNFGPDRNKVNHTLEIDDEIDVYIVRVDEKNSQIQLSRERARHILMWDQLINAYKNKQKIEGEVVEKMSNGLIVDLGVKAFVPLSHVEPQFIEEKDLDKYVGKKLSFHILKIDKNRNNVVLSHKAVLEKEREALKEKTLSTLEVGKVLTGKVVNVTNFGAFVDIGGIEGLLHISEITWKELRDPLKLIKKGDEISVKVIDFDKENKKISLSIRQLTPNPWDVVDEKYSIGDEVDGKIVSIKNFGAFIELEDGLNGLLHISDMSWAYTREPQDILSENETIKVRILNIDKDNKKISLGLKQLMDDPWKTIDEKYSVGSTVEGKITQLNSYGANIEVEPGVTGILHLSEIDWKYIEKPSVILKKYAVMPLKVIKIDKKDRILFLSRKQTLPNPWEEIDSKYKVNEIVTAKVLRLKNFGVFVALDDNIEGFLPFSEITWDEIKHPSQVLKRDDELELKIIEIDKDKAQITLSRKALISNPWDEIRKKFKVGSIIEGKVVNITDFGAFVNLADNIDGLVPLSEISNRRIESAESVLSVGDKVQTVVTRIDDRRKKISLSMRRAEKEEQKQIVKDYNKQQDGDRISFGDVFGDLLNFKK
- the alaS gene encoding alanine--tRNA ligase, with protein sequence MSELSSQQIRESFLNFFQSKNHKILPSASLIPEDPSILFTIAGMVPFKPIFLGQQTSVLKRATTSQKCLRTNDIDNVGKTARHHTFFEMLGNFSFGDYFKKEAIQWGWEYFTKIIGFPEEKLYVSVFRDDDESFNLWHDMVGLPESRIVRLGEEDNFWKVGPVGPCGPCSEIYIDMGPERASKGGGGVGIDDRYLELWNLVFMQFNRNEDGSLEPLPKQNIDTGLGLERITSVLQKAPSDFETDLFLPIIHQTAQKADIIYHKNPKDDVALKVIADHVRALVFMITDGILPSNEGRGYVLRMLLRRAYRYGKVIGLNEPFLYDIAPQVIKLMQSAYPELKEKEKNIYEIIITEEKRFQETLNLGLNILETYIKKLKRGNQKVLSGKDAFTLYDTYGFPLEITKDILSENDLSVNVEDYEKYMVEQKERSRQSWGSGKTDTKDNQLQEKIYRNILSENGETVFHGYHQISLQTDIIEILQDNKPVNSLISGQQGQVILKETPFYAEKGGQKGDCGTISAINDDDALAQVIDTQSPLDGLIVHYVKVEKGVLQKKQKVKAQINDVERIAIAANHTATHLLHHALRLVLGEHVKQAGSSVTAEHLRFDYTHYKSITKDELEQVEKMVNKKIEENHSVKSEITGLEAARKKGAIALFGEKYGDEVRMIDIGGFSRELCGGTHLDETSKIGIFKITSEQGIGSGLRRIEAVTRDKAWEFIQMKETQLQELQSILDVPQDRIIKKINQLISENENLKREYRLLWKEMLPHYIDRLIKNKKIINHVNVVSAIIDSKDKKSLRETGDLIKEKIESGIIILATELDEGKLNIIVMVTDDLISKGFDAGKIIRPLASAIDGKGGGKKHFAQAGGSDMEKLKSIFQNIEDMLQI
- a CDS encoding ATPase, T2SS/T4P/T4SS family; the protein is MAGEVKQGKYLANLRLGEILINQGLINSEQLKRALEAQKTDGKKKLGEILVSQGILTQKQLLQALQHVYEAEYIELDEVILDPEIVTIIPKRIAVRYKIVPLSKENGTLTIAMANPLDVNTIDYIKEYTKLDVVPKLASEEDISNALSSYYEAGGKIDDILEKVDVSTVSDFGDEVNLSQLEAISQEAPVIQLVNMIIVQAIKERASDIHLEPNKRGLLVRYRIDGILHDIRMLPARIKPAIISRVKILSRMDIAERRLPQDGRFQLKFGAREVDLRISSIPTVYEEKIVMRLLDKSQGLISLENTGFTKTQLQEFRSMISSSYGIILITGPTGSGKSTTLYGALNEIDSVEKNVITVEDPVEYKLERVNQINVLPKINLTFANALRSILRQDPDIIMIGEMRDSETAHIAVQSALTGHLVFSTLHTNDAVSSLTRMIDMGIAPFLISSSVVGVMAQRLVRKICPKCIEEYFPEKGVLDNLKINFEIPNQDNLKFYRGKGCDYCKNTGYRGRTALFEVVRINDEIRSMIMKNTSSNVIKDIAIKNGMRTLLDSGIQKVLSGETTIDEVLRVAV